Proteins encoded by one window of Pan troglodytes isolate AG18354 chromosome 16, NHGRI_mPanTro3-v2.0_pri, whole genome shotgun sequence:
- the ANKRD34C gene encoding ankyrin repeat domain-containing protein 34C, whose protein sequence is MMDDDTELRTDGNSLLKAVWLGRLRLTRLLLEGGAYINESNDKGETALMVACITKHVDQQSISKSKMVKYLLDNRADPNIQDKSGKTALIHACIRRAGGEVVSLLLENGADPSLEDRTGASALVYAINADDKDALKHLLDACKAKGKEVIIITTDKSSSGTKTTKQYLNVPPSPKVEDRHSPPLCASPSDIELKALGLDSPLTEKEDDFFSLQAGHPSSCNTSKAVNEPGSPTRKVSNLKRARLPQLKRLQSEPWGLIAPSVLAASTRQDETHGASTDNEVIKSISDISFPKRGPLSRTNSIDSKDPTLFHTVTEQVLKIPVSSASASWKAAYEKGQAPHPRLARRGTLPVDQEKCGMGPSGPSALKEPASLKWLENDLYDLDIQPGPDPPNSISLESGKGPLDRKKLNSSHLSLFHGSRESLDTVPSTSPSSARRRPPHLLERRGSGTLLLDRISHTRPGFLPPLNVNLNPPIPDIRSSSKPSCPLASGLKSMVPVAPSSPKRVDLRSKKKLLRRHSMQIEQMKQLSDFEEIMT, encoded by the coding sequence ATGATGGATGATGACACTGAATTAAGGACTGATGGAAACTCTTTGTTAAAGgctgtgtggctggggaggctcaggttgaccaggctgctcttggAAGGGGGAGCTTATATCAATGAAAGCAATGACAAAGGTGAAACAGCTCTCATGGTGGCGTGCATCACCAAACATGTGGACCAGCAAAGCATCAGCAAGTCCAAGATGGTGAAGTACCTGCTGGACAACAGGGCAGACCCCAATATCCAAGATAAGTCTGGCAAGACTGCCCTCATCCATGCCTGTATCAGAAGAGCTGGGGGAGAAGTGGTCTCCTTATTACTGGAGAATGGAGCAGACCCCAGCCTTGAAGATCGCACTGGGGCTTCGGCTCTGGTTTATGCAATAAATGCAGATGACAAGGATGCATTGAAACATCTCCTTGATGCCTGCAAAGCCAAAGGGAAGGAGGTGATTATTATAACAACAGATAAATCGTCTTCAGGCACCAAAACCACCAAACAGTATCTTAATGTCCCTCCTTCACCCAAAGTAGAAGACAGGCATTCACCTCCACTGTGTGCATCTCCCTCTGACATAGAGCTGAAGGCTCTAGGCCTGGACTCTCCACTCACTGAGAAGGAAGATGACTTCTTCAGCCTCCAAGCAGGGCATCCAAGCAGTTGTAACACCTCCAAGGCTGTTAATGAGCCTGGGTCACCCACCAGGAAAGTCAGTAATCTCAAAAGGGCCCGTTTGCCCCAACTGAAGAGGCTCCAGTCTGAACCTTGGGGCCTGATAGCGCCCTCGGTGCTGGCAGCCTCGACGCGTCAGGATGAGACCCATGGTGCCAGCACAGACAACGAGGTCATCAAGAGCATCAGTGATATATCCTTCCCTAAAAGGGGGCCCCTCTCCAGAACCAACAGTATCGATAGCAAAGACCCCACCCTCTTTCACACAGTCACAGAGCAGGTTCTGAAGATTCCAGTCTCTTCAGCATCGGCATCCTGGAAAGCAGCCTATGAGAAAGGTCAGGCTCCCCACCCACGTCTGGCCAGGAGAGGAACTCTCCCTGTTGACCAAGAGAAATGTGGTATGGGTCCATCAGGACCCTCTGCTCTCAAAGAGCCTGCATCCCTCAAATGGCTGGAAAATGACCTCTATGACTTAGATATACAGCCAGGGCCTGACCCTCCCAACTCCATTTCCCTTGAATCCGGCAAAGGACCTTTAGATAGAAAGAAGCTCAACAGCTCTCACTTGTCTCTTTTCCATGGCTCTCGGGAGTCCCTGGACACTGTACCTAGCACATCCCCCAGCTCAGCACGCCGCAGGCCGCCACATCTTCTAGAACGACGAGGTTCTGGAACTCTGCTCCTTGATCGCATTTCTCACACTAGGCCTGGCTTCCTGCCGCCTTTAAATGTGAATCTGAACCCGCCTATTCCGGATATTAGATCTAGCAGCAAACCTTCTTGCCCTCTTGCTAGTGGCTTAAAATCTATGGTTCCTGTTGCTCCAAGTTCACCAAAGAGAGTTGACTTAAGAAGTAAAAAGAAGCTCCTCAGAAGGCATTCTATGCAAATTGAACAAATGAAACAGCTGTCTGATTTTGAAGAAATCATGACCTAG